A window of the Hordeum vulgare subsp. vulgare chromosome 5H, MorexV3_pseudomolecules_assembly, whole genome shotgun sequence genome harbors these coding sequences:
- the LOC123398368 gene encoding serine/threonine-protein kinase D6PKL2, whose amino-acid sequence MPPDGDAELAADELQSLSFGSSERSRSASTVSTATASCSTSSSGPIGVSNPSALAPRLGTVQLSDIRFVRRLGAGDIGSVYLAEVKGKGGALVAAKVMDRKELQGRNKEGRARTEREILEAVDHPFLPRLYGVAEGERWSCLLTEFCPGGDLHVLRQRQPHRRFPEAAVRFYVAEVVAALEYIHMLDIVYRDLKPENVLVRADGHIMLTDFDLSLKCDPTAPTPAHVISDPVGLTGRSSTSSTCIIPSCIVPSVSCFSLFPGRGRRRRRRNKASGGGGNMSGNNSSLPTGVLDLEFVAEPVELRSMSFVGTHEYLAPEIVSGEGHGSSVDWWTLGIFIFELLYGVTPFKGYDNEMTLANIVARALEFPKDPSVSSATRDLVTALLAKDPARRLGATVGAAAIKRHPFFNGVNWALLRCATPPYVPPPFSAAVTTAAGSGPGKKKKKNPNDDDDDDMSDDSCPGTPVEYY is encoded by the exons ATGCCCCCGGACGGCGACGCGGAGCTGGCGGCGGACGAGCTGCAGAGCCTCAGCTTCGGCTCCTCGGAGCGCTCCCGCTCCGCCTCCACCGTCTCCACCGCCACGGCCTcctgctccacctcctcctcggggCCAATCGGCGTCTCCAACCCCTCCGCCCTCGCCCCGCGGCTCGGCACGGTGCAGCTCTCGGACATCCGCTTCGTGCGGCGCCTCGGGGCCGGGGACATCGGCAGCGTCTACCTGGCCGAGGTGAAGGGGAAGGGCGGGGCGCTGGTGGCGGCCAAGGTGATGGACCGGAAGGAGCTCCAGGGACGGAACAAGGAGGGCCGCGCGCGCACCGAGCGTGAGATCCTCGAGGCCGTCGACCATCCGTTCCTTCCGCGCCTCTACGGGGTCGCCGAGGGCGAGCGCTGGTCCTGCCTCCTCACCGAGTTCTGCCCCGGCGGCGATCTCCACGTCCTCCGCCAGAGGCAGCCGCACCGCCGATTCCCCGAGGCCGCCGTCAG GTTCTACGTTGCGGAGGTGGTGGCCGCGCTGGAGTACATCCACATGCTGGACATCGTGTACCGGGACCTCAAGCCGGAGAACGTGCTGGTCCGCGCCGACGGCCACATCATGCTCACCGACTTTGATCTCTCCCTCAAGTGTGATCCGACGGCCCCGACTCCGGCGCACGTCATCTCCGACCCCGTCGGCCTCACCGGCCGCTCCTCCACGTCGTCCACCTGTATAATCCCTTCCTGCATCGTCCCGTCGGTGTCGTGCTTCAGCCTCTTCCCCGGGCGCGGCCGCCGGCGCCGACGCCGCAACAAGGCCTCGGGTGGCGGTGGGAACATGAGCGGAAACAACAGCAGCCTTCCCACGGGCGTGCTGGACCTGGAGTTCGTGGCGGAGCCGGTGGAGCTGCGGTCCATGTCATTCGTGGGCACCCACGAGTACCTGGCCCCGGAGATCGTGTCCGGCGAGGGCCACGGCAGCTCCGTGGACTGGTGGACGCTGGGCATCTTCATCTTCGAGCTCCTCTACGGGGTGACGCCCTTCAAGGGGTACGACAACGAGATGACCCTGGCCAACATCGTGGCCCGCGCGCTCGAGTTCCCAAAGGACCCCTCCGTGTCGTCCGCCACCAGGGATCTCGTCACCGCGCTTTTGGCCAAGGATCCGGCGCGAAGGCTCGGCGCCACGGTCGGCGCGGCGGCCATCAAGCGGCATCCCTTCTTCAACGGCGTGAACTGGGCGCTGCTCCGGTGCGCCACGCCGCCGTACGTGCCCCCGCCTTTCAGCGCTGCTGTCACCACGGCTGCTGGCTCCGGcccggggaagaagaagaagaagaaccccaacgacgacgacgacgacgacatgtcGGACGACAGCTGCCCCGGCACGCCCGTGGAGTACTACTAG